Proteins encoded by one window of Candidatus Zixiibacteriota bacterium:
- a CDS encoding iron-containing redox enzyme family protein produces MDRDTFREKLLTVMEGKDHWAWPAFVSGRVPREKLHLHFEQEYATYVRDFPVLVGRAYVQCPIPEVRRSLAENLYEEETGGLIAGKPHPELFLEYARGLGMDLSRFENIELVPAARRYRDYLDDATLRRGWDVAAAIVTIFVEGTKDERSLFEAAIAPTPPPLEEHPLVKHYGMSVEHLALTKAHRQVEGRHRTLAWTAILEHVEPVRRSVVAAAMSGALVRWLQYRDEVAALCGIERDGLRREPAAV; encoded by the coding sequence ATGGATCGGGATACGTTTCGGGAAAAACTTCTCACGGTCATGGAGGGCAAGGACCATTGGGCGTGGCCCGCGTTCGTGAGCGGGAGGGTGCCCAGGGAAAAGCTCCACCTCCACTTCGAGCAGGAGTATGCGACCTACGTGAGGGATTTTCCCGTTCTGGTAGGACGGGCTTATGTTCAGTGCCCGATCCCCGAGGTGAGGCGCAGCCTCGCCGAGAATCTCTATGAAGAAGAGACCGGCGGTTTGATCGCGGGCAAGCCGCATCCGGAGCTTTTCCTCGAGTACGCGCGCGGACTGGGAATGGATCTGAGCCGGTTCGAAAACATCGAGCTGGTGCCCGCCGCGAGACGTTACCGCGACTATCTCGATGACGCTACGCTGCGGCGCGGCTGGGACGTCGCGGCGGCCATCGTCACGATTTTCGTCGAAGGCACGAAGGACGAGCGCTCGCTGTTCGAAGCTGCGATCGCGCCCACGCCGCCGCCGTTGGAAGAGCATCCGCTGGTGAAGCATTACGGCATGAGCGTCGAGCATCTCGCCTTGACCAAGGCGCACCGGCAGGTGGAAGGTCGTCACCGCACGCTCGCCTGGACGGCCATCCTGGAGCACGTCGAACCGGTTCGCCGCTCGGTGGTGGCAGCGGCGATGTCCGGCGCGCTGGTCCGGTGGCTTCAGTACCGTGACGAAGTTGCCGCGCTGTGCGGCATCGAGCGCGACGGCCTGCGGCGCGAGCCCGCGGCGGTGTAG